In Natrinema sp. HArc-T2, the genomic window CGCCGAGCGAGGAGTTCGTCTTCGACGGCTGGGGCCGAATGGGCGAGCGGAAGTACCGATACGTGGAATAACGGCGTTTTTGGCGGTTTCATACGATCTACTGTCCGTCAGTGTCGGTAGGCCCGCGGCCCGCTGTACGGGTGTACCGGGAAATAGTGACAGCAGACCGTCTCAGCGCACGACTGTCACCGGAACGGTCGCGCGTTCGACGAGCGACTTGGCGACGCTGCCGAGCATCAGTCCAGCACGTTCCGATCGACCACGGTGGCCAGCGTAGATCGCGTCGAACCCCTCGTCCTCGGCGTAGGTGGCGATCTCCCTGACCGGATTGCCATAGAGGAGTTCGACATCGGCGTCGTGGCCGAGCTCCGCGGCGAGGTCGGCCGCGTCGTCGGTGATGTCGATCCCCCGCTGTTCGGCGTCTTCGACGCTCTCGACGATCAGTCGCTGGTCCTCCCAGAGCGACGCGGTCGGTTCGCTGCCGCCCTCGTCGTACGCGGTAGGATCGACTGCGTGAACGATCGTAATCGAGCCACCCATCGCGTCGACGATGTCGGCGGCGTAGGCGAGGGCGTTCTCGGATTCGTCGGAGCCGTCGACGGCTACGAGTGTCTTCATGATCTGCTATTTGTTCTCGAGCCATGTGAATCACGAGGGCGACTCTCACAGCACTGCAGCCGGCGTCGTTCGGGACTGCTGTAGCCCCGACATAGCTGAAACGGTCTGCTGTCTCGCTGTCCCGGTGCGCCCGCAGGGCGGTCGCGGGCCCATCGGCACTGACGGACAGTAGTCCGTATGATAGGTCATATCACCGGACTAATGTATCGTGGCGTTGCAGATCAGCCCATGCCAGACAGTCCCGAGCCACCGGACTGGGTCGTCGAGCAGCCCGCGATGACCGCGCTCGCAC contains:
- a CDS encoding universal stress protein, whose amino-acid sequence is MKTLVAVDGSDESENALAYAADIVDAMGGSITIVHAVDPTAYDEGGSEPTASLWEDQRLIVESVEDAEQRGIDITDDAADLAAELGHDADVELLYGNPVREIATYAEDEGFDAIYAGHRGRSERAGLMLGSVAKSLVERATVPVTVVR